The following nucleotide sequence is from Devosia salina.
CAGGTTCATCGGGGTGCCCTCCCGCTGTGACGATAGCAGAGCCCCTTGTCCGCTTCCAGATCAGGCCAGGGCGGCCTGGTCGAAACTCTTCCGCGCGGCATGGATGCTGTCGATGCTCTCATTGGCCCATGCGATGAGCTGTCCAAAGGGCACGATCAGCGAATGCCCAAGCGCCGTGAGCCGATATTCCACCGAGGGCGGCTTGGTGTCGAACACCTGCCGCGCCACCAGCCCGTCCCGCTGCAGGTCCCGCAGCGTCTGGGTCAGCATCTTCTGGGAAATGTCGGGAATCTCCCGATGCAACTGGTTGAAGCGCTTGGGTCCCGCCGCCAGATACATGACGATCAGCATGCTCCATTTGTCCCCGATCTTGTCGAGCACATTGCGCACCGGACAATTGCCCGTCTGGCTGAAGCTCGCAGCCTCGTTCCAGCGCTCCACGAATATCGCCGCCGCGTCCTGACCGCCCTGCATGCACTTACCTCCAGGTAATCTTCGACCGAAAAAGTGCCTCCTTTGCACGCCGTTCCGGCTGACCTAGATAGGCACTCACTTTTCGATACGTACTCTCCATTTGACCCTATATCAATGGAGCGGATCGAAAGTCAGACCTGCAATCGCTGGAGATCATCGTGACCAAATTTGCCAATTCACCCCTGCTCGTCACCGGCGCCGCCGGCAATCTCGGCCGCATCGCCGTCGAGGAACTGCTGGCCCGTGGTGCCACCCGCGTCATTGCCGGCTCGCGCGATCCGGCAAAGCTGGCCGACCTGACTGCGCGCGGCGTCGAAGCCCGCAGAATCGATTTTGATGATCCCGCGAGCCTGGCAGCGGGCTTTGCCGGTGTGGACCGTGTCCTGATCATCTCGACCGGCGATATCGGCCGGCGCGTTGCCCAGCAGACCGCCGCCGTCGAGGCCGCCAAGGCCGCCGGTGTCAAGCACATCGTCTATACCTCCGCCCCGGCAGCCAGGCCCGATGCCGATGCAGGCCTCAATCCCGAGCACTTCTGGACCGAAGTGGCGATCGCCGCATCGGGGCTCGATTTCACCATCCTGCGCAATCACATGTATGCCGAAAACAACCTTATGGACCTGCCACAGGCTGCTGCCTCGGGTCAGCTCTTCGGCCTGATCGGCGATCGCGGCACTGCCTATGTCACCCGCGCCGACGCGGCCCGCACCGCCGCCGGGGCACTGCTTTGGGCCGAAGGGAAGACCGTGGAAGACGTGACCGGCCCCGCCCCTGTCACCAATACCGAGCGCGCCACGCTGGTGTCCGAGCTGACCGGCAAGCCGGTTGCGCTCATCCCGCTGGCACCCGCCGACCTCAAGGGCGGCATGGTCGCTGCCGGACTGCCCGAAGGTTTTGCCGAAGCCCTGGTCGCCTTCCAGCGCGACGCCGTCAGCGGGCACCATGGCGTGGTAACCGACGTCGTCGAACGCTATTCGGGCCGCGCGCCCCAAGCTCTTGCCGATTTTCTCAAGCACAACAGCGCCGCCTTGATGGCCTGAACCGGAGCGGGTCCGCATCAAATCGCGGGCCCGCCCAATCCACCCAGACGCGCCACGCCCTCGTGCCGCTGGACGCCTTCGCGACAAACCCCTACAAAAATCGACACAATTGCCGCCGGATGGGGGAGTCGGGTTCTGGTGTCTTCGGGTTCTGTCGTTTCGCGACTTGTCGACTGGTTCACCACGCGACGGTCAATCGGCTTCGGTTTCGAGTATCTGGGCCTGCTGACGCTGCGCTATCCGCGCATTGTCTCCGTCGCCGTCCTGCT
It contains:
- a CDS encoding winged helix-turn-helix transcriptional regulator; the encoded protein is MQGGQDAAAIFVERWNEAASFSQTGNCPVRNVLDKIGDKWSMLIVMYLAAGPKRFNQLHREIPDISQKMLTQTLRDLQRDGLVARQVFDTKPPSVEYRLTALGHSLIVPFGQLIAWANESIDSIHAARKSFDQAALA
- a CDS encoding NAD(P)H-binding protein, which gives rise to MTKFANSPLLVTGAAGNLGRIAVEELLARGATRVIAGSRDPAKLADLTARGVEARRIDFDDPASLAAGFAGVDRVLIISTGDIGRRVAQQTAAVEAAKAAGVKHIVYTSAPAARPDADAGLNPEHFWTEVAIAASGLDFTILRNHMYAENNLMDLPQAAASGQLFGLIGDRGTAYVTRADAARTAAGALLWAEGKTVEDVTGPAPVTNTERATLVSELTGKPVALIPLAPADLKGGMVAAGLPEGFAEALVAFQRDAVSGHHGVVTDVVERYSGRAPQALADFLKHNSAALMA